One window from the genome of Crassostrea angulata isolate pt1a10 chromosome 2, ASM2561291v2, whole genome shotgun sequence encodes:
- the LOC128170439 gene encoding ficolin-1-like yields MLYMDGNTVSGVYTIYPWDISDLTYRPLQVFCDMDTAGGGWTVVQRRLGITLRFDRDWDAYKVGFGDPNDSYWLGNDPLHQLTKKNVSLYISMTGLNGSSFYKEYPYFFIESEATKYRLHIGGTPTGTLVGEGLVSTTDPDGDLRGMSFSTFDQDNDLFTALNCAAWFGGGWWFNACHLAFLNGPSIYWSPDFVNGGFLNQTVMMLREH; encoded by the exons ATGTTATATATGGACGGAAACACTGTGTCCGGTGTATACACCATTTATCCATGGGACATTTCAGACCTGACTTATCGACCTTTGCAGGTTTTCTGCGATATGGACACAGCTGGAGGCGGTTGGACA GTTGTGCAGAGAAGGCTCGGAATCACACTTAGATTTGATCGGGATTGGGATGCCTATAAAGTTGGATTTGGTGATCCTAATGATTCTTATTGGCtgg GAAATGACCCACTACATCAACTTACCAAGAAAAACGTTTCTTTGTATATCTCAATGACTGGTTTGAATGGAAGCTCATTCTACAAAGAATATCCTTATTTCTTTATCGAATCAGAGGCAACTAAATATAGACTCCACATTGGCGGAACACCGACTGGAACtttgg TAGGCGAAGGTCTTGTATCAACGACTGATCCTGACGGCGATTTGCGTGGAATGTCGTTCTCAACATTTGATCAAGATAACGACTTGTTCACAGCATTAAACTGTGCCGCCTGGTTTGGAGGAGGCTGGTGGTTCAACGCTTGTCATCTAGCATTCTTAAATGGACCGTCTATCTATTGGTCGCCTGACTTTGTAAACGGAGGGTTTCTGAACCAAACAGTCATGATGCTAAGAGAACACTAG